The DNA sequence TTTCTCCTTAATCCAGCGGTATCGATAAATATATACTTATCTTCACCATATGTAAAATAAGTATCAATAGCATCCCTAGTAGTACCAGGAATATCAGTAACTATGACCCTATCCTCTCCTAAAATATTATTTATCAGAGAGGATTTCCCAACATTTGGTTTTCCAATTATGGCTATTTTAACATGTTCATCATCATACTCTATATCTTTATGCTCTGGAAAATGCTTTATTACCTCATCTAATAAATCTCCTATACCTAAACCCTGTTCAGCAGAAATGGCTATAGGAGAACCTAGCCCTAGTTCATAAAACTCATATATTTGATCAGAAACTCCTTTAGTATCGATTTTATTACATACCAATAATACCTCTTTCCCGGACTTTCTTAGCATATTAGCTATATCTCTATCAGTTGAGGTAACACCTTCCATTCCATCTACTATAAATAAAATTACATCAGCACTTTCAATGGCAATTTCAACTTGCTGTCTTATGTGAGTTGGAATTATTTCTTCTGCTTCTGGCTCCAATCCTCCTGTATCTATTAGGGTAAAGTACTTATTTAACCATTCCGCTTCAGAATATATTCTATCTCTAGTTACTCCAGGGTTATCTTCAGTTATTGCTATTCTTTTTCTTACAATTTTATTAAATAAAGTAGATTTTCCTACATTAGGCCTCCCTACAATGCAAACTACTGGTCTATCCATTATTATCACTCCTGTCTTCTTTGAATAGATTAATAAAATCCCATCCCGAAACTTCCACTGGAATTACTTTAACCTTTAATCTATTTTCTACATCCTTAACAGTTAAATCATCTAAGAATATATAGGTATCCTGTTTTAACATGGATTTTGGAATTATTATTCCGTCTACATTATTATAATCTGTCAGTTGAGCAATAATATCCCTCCCGGTAATTAGCCCAGATACGGTGATAGACTTTCCAAAAAACTCGTTCTCTATAGCTACTACTTTTAAATTTAAGTTTTTGAATTTCTCCACAACCTTATCCTTTATTTTGTTCATATAATCTGCTGCCAAGGTCCCAGTTACTATAATATATCTTTTATTACAGTATTTTATCCCATCTATTTTGGCCAATTCCATTTCAACGCTATGCTCAAAGGTCTTCAATAATCCCACTCCATTTTCTAACTGTGGAAATCCTTCATAAGCCTCATAAGATGGCAAAGGCTCCTTTGTCACAGCATAGAATTCATCTGAAGCAAATACAAATCTAGTTCCTAACTCTTCTATAAATTTATTTTGTACTTCTTTAATAAAATCTAATACCTCTTTTGATTTATTATAGTCAAAGGGCTCAATCTTATAAAGTTTTTCCCTATACTTAGTCAAACCAACAGGCACCACTGCCACACTTTCTATACTAGGATAAAGACTAGATAGGTCTTCTAAAGTCCTTCTTAATTCTTCTCCATCATTCACATTGGGAACCAAAACGATCTGACAATTTACCTTTATATTTGCCTCCTTAAATCTTTTTAATATAGAAAAAATATTACCTGCATTCTTATTATTCAACATCTTTATCCTTAATTCTGGATTAGTAGTGTGAACAGATATATTTATCGGGCTTAGCCTATATTCAAT is a window from the Tepidimicrobium xylanilyticum genome containing:
- the der gene encoding ribosome biogenesis GTPase Der — protein: MDRPVVCIVGRPNVGKSTLFNKIVRKRIAITEDNPGVTRDRIYSEAEWLNKYFTLIDTGGLEPEAEEIIPTHIRQQVEIAIESADVILFIVDGMEGVTSTDRDIANMLRKSGKEVLLVCNKIDTKGVSDQIYEFYELGLGSPIAISAEQGLGIGDLLDEVIKHFPEHKDIEYDDEHVKIAIIGKPNVGKSSLINNILGEDRVIVTDIPGTTRDAIDTYFTYGEDKYIFIDTAGLRRKRSIFEKVERYSVIRTLTAVDRSDICVLVIDATEGVSEQDTKIAGYAHDNGKGLIIAVNKWDLIEKETNTHLEFEKDIRNKLSFISYAPIVFISAKTGKRVDRLFQLLKVVNNNINLRISTGVLNDIISEAILLSQPPSDKGVRLKIYYGTQVGVRPPKFLIFINKKELMHFSYQRYLENQIRKYFGFDGTPIQFEFKEKGE
- a CDS encoding DUF512 domain-containing protein, yielding MELKRIYDYKNIIEKVAKNSIADELGIEPKDVLLSINGKGIKDIIDYKFLISDEYVEIEIEKENGDIWLLEIEKEYDEDLGIEFTNPLIDKAKSCRNKCIFCFIDQLPPNMRETLYFKDDDSRLSFLQGNFITLTNMSEDEINRIIEYRLSPINISVHTTNPELRIKMLNNKNAGNIFSILKRFKEANIKVNCQIVLVPNVNDGEELRRTLEDLSSLYPSIESVAVVPVGLTKYREKLYKIEPFDYNKSKEVLDFIKEVQNKFIEELGTRFVFASDEFYAVTKEPLPSYEAYEGFPQLENGVGLLKTFEHSVEMELAKIDGIKYCNKRYIIVTGTLAADYMNKIKDKVVEKFKNLNLKVVAIENEFFGKSITVSGLITGRDIIAQLTDYNNVDGIIIPKSMLKQDTYIFLDDLTVKDVENRLKVKVIPVEVSGWDFINLFKEDRSDNNG